A genome region from Coffea arabica cultivar ET-39 chromosome 7e, Coffea Arabica ET-39 HiFi, whole genome shotgun sequence includes the following:
- the LOC113702481 gene encoding universal stress protein PHOS34, whose protein sequence is MGKARTVGVGMDYSQTSKLALKWAADNLVEGGDSLIIIQVVSPKVETTNKQLFQDTGSPLIPLAEFREINVSKHYGLNPDPEGLDLLDMVAKTKGVKVVAKVYWGDPREKLCEGVDHLKLDSLVVGSRGLGAIKRVLLGSVSNYVVQNALCPVTVVKGPPK, encoded by the exons ATGGGAAAGGCACGCACAGTGGGAGTTGGGATGGACTACTCTCAGACCAGCAAATTAGCTCTCAAATGGGCTGCTGATAATTTGGTCGAAGGAGGGGATAGTCTCATCATCATCCAAGTGGTTTCACCCAAAGTCGAGACTACCAATAAGCAGCTCTTTCAAGACACCGGATCAC CATTGATACCTCTTGCGGAATTTAGAGAAATCAACGTGTCTAAGCATTATGGACTTAATCCTGATCCTGAGGGTCTTGACTTGCTTGACATGGTAGCCAAGACCAAAGGG GTGAAGGTGGTGGCCAAGGTGTATTGGGGGGATCCAAGGGAGAAGCTGTGCGAGGGTGTGGATCATCTTAAACTTGATTCCCTGGTTGTTGGAAGTCGAGGTTTAGGAGCCATCAAGAG GGTGTTGCTTGGAAGTGTTAGCAACTACGTGGTGCAAAATGCACTGTGTCCAGTCACTGTCGTGAAGGGGCCACCCAAGTAA